One segment of Nitrosopumilus sp. DNA contains the following:
- a CDS encoding asparagine synthase C-terminal domain-containing protein produces MNEMNKKLLDNIKNSISETVSNKKIGIAFSGGVDSTLISKICSEMNFDITLLTIGFVDSHDILFAKEVNSFLKYPHHVLEIDPKTFPVIAKKIHETIKTENLSWNENCIAFYYVSKLASSLNLDTVVTANGIDELFCGYNAYREAFSGGESEIIDVMNTKLDNELKMMKAVNLIASEFGIKILQPLLSTNFIEYAKTIPISEKIHDSEDLYRKHIIRKLASEIQVPEISCTKRKKALQYGSKIHKALLKTR; encoded by the coding sequence ATGAATGAAATGAATAAAAAATTACTTGATAATATTAAAAATTCCATTTCTGAAACTGTTAGTAATAAGAAAATTGGAATTGCTTTTTCTGGAGGTGTTGATAGCACTTTGATTTCAAAAATTTGCTCAGAGATGAATTTTGATATTACTCTGTTGACTATTGGTTTTGTTGACTCTCATGATATCTTATTTGCTAAAGAAGTAAACTCCTTTCTGAAATACCCTCATCATGTTTTAGAAATTGATCCTAAAACTTTTCCTGTTATCGCTAAAAAGATTCACGAAACAATAAAGACTGAGAATCTTTCATGGAATGAAAATTGTATTGCGTTTTATTATGTCTCTAAACTAGCAAGCAGTTTGAATCTTGATACTGTAGTAACAGCAAATGGAATTGATGAATTATTTTGTGGATATAATGCATATAGAGAGGCATTCTCTGGTGGGGAATCTGAAATAATTGATGTAATGAATACTAAATTAGATAATGAACTAAAAATGATGAAGGCTGTAAATCTAATTGCGTCTGAATTTGGAATAAAAATACTACAGCCATTACTTTCTACTAATTTTATAGAATATGCAAAAACTATTCCCATCTCAGAGAAAATCCATGATTCTGAAGATTTGTATCGTAAACACATTATTAGAAAATTAGCAAGTGAAATTCAAGTACCTGAAATTTCTTGTACTAAGCGAAAAAAGGCGTTACAATATGGTTCTAAAATCCACAAAGCATTACTAAAAACTAGATAA
- the pdxS gene encoding pyridoxal 5'-phosphate synthase lyase subunit PdxS, with protein sequence MLPLSGERNDAKGIISEKVDFNDVIRGSSTLKRGFAHMLKNGVVMDVTNVEQAQIAEEAGAVSVMVLDKLPSEVRKAGGVARTASIRIIEDIMDSVTIPVMAKCRIGHVNEALVLQETDVDMIDESEVLTPADESHHIWKWDFTTPFVNGARSLSEALRRIEEGAAMIRTKGEPGTGNVAEAVTHIKKVNDELRTIKSIYDSGDNQDLVRMAREFKVSYDIVEQTAKLGRLPVVNFAAGGIATPADAAYLMSLGCDGIFVGSGIFNADDAKERARAIVLATTFWNESDKVKEAQKMIDERQSMLGLDVNTLELRMQDRGGTS encoded by the coding sequence ATGCTGCCTTTATCTGGTGAACGTAATGATGCTAAAGGAATAATATCTGAAAAAGTAGATTTTAACGATGTAATTCGTGGCTCATCTACTCTTAAACGTGGATTTGCTCATATGCTAAAAAATGGAGTTGTTATGGATGTTACAAATGTTGAGCAAGCACAAATAGCTGAGGAGGCAGGTGCTGTTTCAGTTATGGTTTTAGACAAACTTCCATCTGAAGTAAGAAAAGCAGGTGGTGTTGCACGAACTGCAAGTATTAGAATTATTGAAGATATTATGGATTCTGTTACCATTCCTGTTATGGCAAAGTGTAGAATTGGTCATGTCAATGAAGCATTGGTTCTTCAAGAAACTGATGTAGATATGATTGATGAATCTGAAGTATTAACTCCTGCAGATGAATCTCATCATATTTGGAAATGGGATTTTACAACACCTTTTGTTAATGGAGCAAGATCATTATCTGAAGCATTAAGAAGAATTGAAGAAGGTGCTGCAATGATTAGAACCAAAGGCGAACCAGGAACTGGAAATGTTGCAGAAGCAGTAACACATATCAAAAAAGTAAATGATGAGCTCCGAACTATAAAATCAATTTATGATTCAGGCGATAATCAAGATCTTGTTAGAATGGCAAGAGAATTCAAAGTTTCATATGATATTGTTGAACAAACTGCTAAACTAGGAAGATTGCCCGTTGTAAATTTTGCAGCTGGTGGAATTGCTACTCCTGCAGATGCAGCATATCTAATGTCATTAGGGTGTGATGGTATTTTTGTTGGTTCTGGAATTTTTAATGCAGATGATGCTAAAGAAAGAGCAAGAGCAATTGTTTTAGCAACAACCTTTTGGAATGAATCTGATAAAGTAAAAGAAGCTCAAAAAATGATTGATGAAAGACAATCTATGTTGGGATTAGATGTTAACACATTAGAATTACGTATGCAAGATCGTGGTGGAACTTCATGA
- a CDS encoding 4a-hydroxytetrahydrobiopterin dehydratase — protein sequence MMRLSENDIIEELKNLPGWSVINEKLHKEFQFESFNQAFGFMTRAAMEIEKMNHHPEWYNVYNRLTIELTTHDAGGITKNDVNLAKILNSLE from the coding sequence ATGATGAGATTATCAGAAAACGACATTATTGAAGAACTAAAGAATTTACCAGGATGGAGCGTAATCAATGAAAAACTACACAAAGAATTTCAATTTGAGAGCTTCAATCAAGCTTTTGGTTTTATGACCAGAGCTGCTATGGAGATTGAAAAAATGAACCACCATCCAGAGTGGTATAATGTGTATAACAGACTAACTATCGAATTAACCACTCATGACGCTGGAGGCATTACAAAAAATGATGTCAATCTAGCCAAAATTCTAAATTCATTAGAATAG
- a CDS encoding valine--tRNA ligase translates to MDPKISEKAWNPELEKEILKKWQEEKIYDFTPSDDNYTIDTPPPYPSGRPWHIGAAAHYSQIDMIARTARMAGKNVYFPIGIDRNGLPVELYTEKKHNIRMRETERGEFLKLCREALDDLEAEMILIMKNLGISGDFTNYYRTDSEEYRALTQSTFINLWKKGQVYLANRPNNYDWVSGTTIADAEITYEDLATKLVYMKFKIKDTDKEIIIASTRPELLCACRTIIVNPEDERYSQYIGKKIIVPITNAEVELRTHHSAQQEFGSGAVMVCSYGDQNDVALFRELELEEIVAIGLDGKMTEVAGEYAGLKPKQARTKIIEDLEKNGFVEKIEDINHRTPVSERSKIPIEIIPMEEYYLKQKESIEKMRKLGAEIKFHPAMHKQILMNWLESINIDWPISRRRYYGTEIPIWYCKNCSEAHVPEPGKYYRPWEEKCPIKQCTKCNSEEFVGEERTFDTWMDSSVSPLFVSKYNKDEEFFKKVYPTSIRPQAKDIVRTWLYYTLLRCEQLTGEKPWDEAWIMGYGLDEKGMKMSKSKGNAIDPLPVIEKLGADTFRFWSASEINHGYDFRCNEQKIESTKKFLSKLWNVSRFLSSFPVIKSGTPNASDKWILSELDNLVKECTRGYNEYNFFIPAIAIREFTWNVFAAHYIEMVKARAYGIGFSDEERDGAIFTLHKVLATILKLLAPITPFITEYLWGILYSKESIHKQKQVVSEDLENKSEITKEITEFNSKVWNEKKTQNLSLKDSIKIEIPVSLESFKKDLKSMHNLAD, encoded by the coding sequence ATGGACCCAAAGATATCAGAAAAGGCATGGAATCCAGAGTTAGAGAAAGAAATTCTAAAGAAATGGCAAGAAGAGAAAATTTATGATTTCACACCTTCTGATGATAATTATACCATAGATACACCACCACCTTATCCATCAGGAAGACCATGGCATATTGGTGCAGCAGCACATTATTCTCAGATTGATATGATTGCACGAACAGCAAGAATGGCTGGAAAAAATGTCTATTTCCCTATAGGAATTGACAGGAATGGACTTCCAGTGGAATTGTACACTGAAAAAAAACACAATATCAGAATGAGGGAAACAGAGAGAGGAGAATTTCTAAAGTTATGCAGAGAGGCACTTGATGATTTAGAAGCTGAAATGATTCTCATTATGAAAAATTTGGGAATTAGTGGTGATTTTACAAACTATTACAGAACAGATTCAGAAGAATATAGAGCACTGACTCAATCAACTTTCATTAATTTATGGAAGAAAGGACAGGTGTATCTTGCAAATAGACCTAATAACTATGATTGGGTTTCAGGAACAACAATTGCAGATGCTGAAATTACTTACGAAGATTTGGCAACAAAGCTTGTCTATATGAAATTTAAAATCAAAGACACAGACAAGGAAATAATTATTGCAAGTACAAGACCAGAATTACTTTGTGCATGCAGAACAATAATTGTAAATCCTGAAGATGAAAGATATTCTCAATATATTGGAAAAAAAATCATAGTCCCAATTACAAATGCTGAAGTGGAATTAAGAACCCACCATTCAGCTCAACAAGAATTTGGATCAGGTGCTGTAATGGTTTGTAGTTATGGTGATCAAAATGATGTTGCATTATTTAGAGAATTAGAGTTAGAAGAGATTGTTGCAATTGGTTTAGATGGAAAAATGACTGAAGTTGCTGGAGAATATGCAGGATTAAAACCAAAACAAGCAAGAACCAAAATTATTGAAGATCTTGAAAAAAATGGATTTGTTGAGAAAATTGAAGACATTAATCATAGGACTCCTGTTTCAGAAAGAAGTAAAATTCCAATTGAAATTATTCCAATGGAGGAATACTATCTAAAACAAAAAGAATCAATTGAAAAAATGCGAAAACTGGGAGCTGAAATTAAATTCCATCCTGCAATGCACAAACAAATTCTAATGAATTGGCTTGAATCAATCAATATTGACTGGCCAATTTCTAGAAGAAGATACTATGGTACTGAAATCCCTATATGGTATTGTAAAAATTGCTCAGAAGCACATGTTCCTGAGCCTGGAAAATACTATAGACCATGGGAAGAGAAATGCCCTATCAAACAATGCACAAAGTGTAATTCTGAGGAATTTGTTGGAGAAGAACGAACTTTTGATACATGGATGGATTCCAGTGTATCCCCACTTTTTGTAAGTAAATATAACAAAGATGAAGAGTTTTTCAAAAAAGTATATCCTACATCAATTAGACCACAAGCAAAAGACATTGTTAGAACTTGGTTATACTACACACTTCTCAGATGTGAGCAGTTAACAGGAGAAAAACCGTGGGATGAGGCATGGATTATGGGATATGGATTAGACGAAAAAGGAATGAAGATGAGTAAGAGTAAAGGAAATGCGATTGATCCATTACCAGTAATTGAAAAATTGGGTGCTGACACATTTAGATTTTGGAGTGCAAGCGAGATTAATCATGGTTATGATTTTAGATGTAACGAACAAAAAATTGAATCAACAAAGAAATTCTTGAGCAAGTTGTGGAATGTATCAAGATTTTTGTCTAGCTTTCCAGTAATAAAATCAGGAACTCCTAATGCGTCAGATAAATGGATTTTATCGGAATTGGATAATCTAGTAAAAGAATGCACGAGAGGATACAATGAATACAACTTCTTTATTCCCGCAATTGCAATTAGGGAATTCACTTGGAATGTCTTTGCAGCACATTATATCGAGATGGTAAAAGCTAGAGCCTATGGAATTGGTTTTTCTGATGAAGAAAGAGATGGTGCAATATTTACATTACACAAAGTATTGGCAACTATTCTAAAATTGTTAGCACCAATAACACCGTTTATCACTGAATATCTTTGGGGGATTTTGTATTCAAAAGAAAGTATTCACAAACAAAAACAGGTAGTATCAGAAGATCTTGAAAACAAAAGTGAGATAACAAAAGAGATTACAGAATTTAATTCCAAAGTTTGGAATGAGAAAAAGACTCAGAATCTATCTTTAAAGGATTCAATTAAAATTGAGATTCCTGTAAGCCTAGAATCATTCAAAAAAGACCTAAAATCTATGCACAATTTAGCAGATTAA
- a CDS encoding universal stress protein — MAIKIKKILVPLDGSSNSYRGLDVAIHMARQCQASITGLYVLGITKPNPNDPISPVEKVLLEYAQKIMKKSKLIAAKKGILFYDRVSYGDDEKRIVEIAEKQNFDLIVIGSRGMGAAKEIFLGSTSNYVLHKSKKPVLIVK, encoded by the coding sequence GTGGCAATAAAAATTAAAAAAATTCTTGTTCCTTTAGATGGTTCTTCAAATTCCTACCGTGGTCTTGATGTTGCAATTCATATGGCAAGGCAATGCCAAGCAAGTATTACAGGATTGTATGTGTTAGGTATTACAAAACCAAATCCTAATGATCCGATTTCTCCAGTTGAAAAAGTACTTTTAGAATATGCTCAAAAAATTATGAAAAAATCAAAGTTAATTGCAGCAAAAAAAGGAATTTTGTTTTATGATAGAGTGTCTTATGGTGATGATGAAAAAAGAATTGTTGAAATTGCTGAAAAACAAAATTTTGATCTAATTGTGATTGGCTCTAGAGGAATGGGGGCTGCAAAAGAAATCTTTCTTGGAAGTACCTCTAATTATGTCTTGCACAAATCTAAAAAGCCAGTTCTGATAGTAAAATAA
- the purB gene encoding adenylosuccinate lyase: protein MAILPIDNGRYGTKEMMVIFSEQKKIDYQLEIEGAAAISQSEIGMISKSIGKEINRAATSGKITAKRIKELEAKSDHDTAALVESLSEKCSKNARPWIHYGLTSNDLVDTSNSMQMRDALQIIEPKVAKMASILAKKAAKYSKIPAVGRTHGQHASIISFGLKFANWAAEMAKHVERIEGIKKRILICKTLGVVGTGSLMGAKSLEVQRRAAKRLKLYPAEVTTQIVPRERYAEYVFELALIGATLEKIAVEIRNLQRTEIGEVAEQFKKGQMGSSAVPVKRNPIKSERVSSLSKLVRSQVAVAFENIPLWHERDLSNSANERFVLPTVSILVDEMLETMTRIVSNLMVNEKRIVDNLYITKGQIFAEFVLEALIKKGVPRFVAYKDVQRVAFEANDKGIQYIDAIKNDKAFTSKLTDKEIDSIFSPEKHLGASPAIISNVEKSVKKIVSKFI, encoded by the coding sequence TTGGCAATTTTACCTATTGATAATGGGCGTTATGGCACTAAAGAAATGATGGTAATCTTTAGCGAACAAAAGAAAATAGATTATCAATTAGAGATTGAAGGTGCTGCTGCTATTTCTCAAAGCGAAATAGGAATGATTTCAAAAAGTATAGGCAAAGAAATCAACAGAGCGGCAACATCTGGAAAAATTACAGCTAAAAGAATCAAAGAGTTAGAGGCAAAAAGTGATCACGATACTGCAGCACTAGTTGAATCACTTAGTGAAAAATGCTCAAAAAATGCAAGGCCTTGGATTCACTATGGTCTAACAAGCAATGACTTAGTAGACACAAGCAATTCAATGCAGATGCGAGATGCACTGCAAATTATAGAACCAAAAGTTGCAAAGATGGCATCAATTCTTGCAAAAAAAGCTGCAAAATATTCAAAGATTCCAGCGGTTGGTAGAACACATGGTCAGCATGCAAGTATCATATCATTTGGATTAAAGTTTGCAAATTGGGCAGCAGAGATGGCAAAACATGTTGAGAGGATTGAAGGAATTAAAAAAAGAATTTTGATTTGTAAAACATTGGGGGTTGTTGGTACAGGTTCTCTAATGGGTGCAAAATCACTTGAAGTTCAAAGAAGAGCAGCTAAACGACTAAAATTATACCCAGCAGAAGTTACAACTCAGATTGTTCCAAGAGAAAGATATGCAGAATATGTATTTGAGTTGGCATTAATAGGTGCAACTTTGGAGAAAATTGCAGTAGAGATTAGGAATTTGCAGAGAACAGAAATTGGAGAAGTTGCAGAGCAATTCAAGAAAGGGCAAATGGGAAGCAGTGCAGTTCCAGTAAAGAGAAACCCTATCAAAAGTGAGCGAGTATCATCATTATCCAAACTAGTTAGAAGTCAAGTTGCAGTAGCATTTGAGAATATTCCATTATGGCATGAACGAGATTTATCAAATTCTGCAAATGAGAGATTTGTACTCCCAACAGTGTCCATTCTAGTTGATGAGATGCTTGAAACTATGACTAGAATTGTTTCAAATTTGATGGTAAATGAGAAAAGAATTGTAGATAATCTGTACATCACAAAGGGGCAAATCTTTGCGGAATTTGTACTTGAGGCACTGATCAAAAAAGGAGTACCAAGATTTGTTGCATACAAAGATGTTCAACGAGTTGCATTTGAGGCAAATGATAAAGGAATACAATACATTGATGCAATCAAAAATGACAAGGCATTTACTTCAAAATTAACTGATAAAGAAATTGATTCTATTTTTTCACCAGAGAAACACCTTGGTGCATCACCTGCAATCATTAGTAATGTAGAGAAATCAGTTAAAAAAATAGTTAGTAAATTTATCTAG
- a CDS encoding apolipoprotein A1/A4/E family protein: MDKKFVFFGIMASILLGGSFGIFSIDESFAQNTTDKDDFDKFEKQIEKVEEKKQRVEDKLEEKKQRVEDKLEEKKQRVEDKLEEKKQRVEDKLEEKKQRVEDKLEEKKQRVEDKLEEKKQRAEEKLQRLEDKKAKLESDRKRLEEKLIEKANDYKQKLEKIKEKYQNNIELNQANDVEKFSALSDKLESKIENHSEKIREKLLEKSEKLDTRTQKILEKINSGDYLGKKMGKTMIDESFELVFDSVDATSIGNDSESSLLTGFMTFKTFDKSKSNLKLELQECEILVDDVPYNCGFGKARAISSGDSGTKDSLVIIAFLEDNLMEEVHSTLKIYLNSDSPINEIDGSTQVSLLGPQSKISHLWFLEGDATLTKIISSQDEIPNDTADENSSSDISVELNEDVSISGN; encoded by the coding sequence ATGGACAAAAAATTTGTATTTTTTGGTATAATGGCATCTATATTACTAGGTGGATCTTTTGGAATTTTTTCAATAGATGAATCATTTGCTCAAAATACTACTGATAAAGATGATTTTGATAAATTTGAAAAACAAATTGAAAAAGTTGAAGAGAAAAAACAACGAGTTGAAGATAAACTAGAAGAGAAAAAACAACGAGTTGAAGATAAACTAGAAGAGAAAAAACAACGAGTTGAAGATAAACTAGAAGAGAAAAAACAACGAGTTGAAGATAAACTAGAAGAGAAAAAGCAACGAGTTGAAGATAAACTAGAAGAGAAAAAGCAACGAGTTGAAGATAAACTAGAAGAGAAAAAGCAACGAGCTGAAGAAAAATTACAAAGATTGGAAGACAAGAAAGCAAAGCTTGAATCTGATAGAAAAAGATTAGAGGAGAAATTAATAGAGAAAGCTAATGACTATAAGCAGAAATTAGAAAAAATTAAAGAAAAATATCAAAATAATATTGAATTAAATCAAGCTAACGATGTTGAGAAATTCTCAGCACTTTCTGATAAATTGGAAAGTAAAATTGAAAACCATTCTGAAAAAATCCGCGAAAAACTGCTAGAAAAATCCGAAAAATTGGATACAAGAACTCAAAAAATTCTTGAAAAAATCAACAGTGGGGACTATTTAGGTAAAAAAATGGGTAAAACAATGATTGATGAATCCTTTGAACTTGTTTTTGATTCTGTAGATGCAACTTCTATTGGAAATGATTCTGAATCATCTTTGCTTACTGGTTTTATGACTTTCAAGACTTTTGATAAAAGTAAATCAAATTTAAAATTGGAATTACAAGAATGTGAAATTTTAGTTGATGATGTTCCTTACAATTGTGGATTTGGAAAGGCCAGAGCCATATCTTCAGGTGATTCTGGAACTAAAGATTCACTTGTCATTATTGCATTTTTAGAAGATAATTTAATGGAAGAAGTACATTCTACGCTTAAAATTTACTTAAATTCTGATTCTCCAATTAACGAAATTGATGGCTCAACTCAAGTTTCACTTCTTGGACCACAAAGTAAAATTTCACACCTGTGGTTTCTTGAAGGTGATGCAACTCTAACAAAGATCATTTCATCTCAAGATGAAATTCCAAATGATACTGCAGATGAAAATTCTAGCTCAGACATTTCCGTTGAATTAAACGAAGATGTTAGTATATCTGGGAATTAA
- a CDS encoding 6-carboxytetrahydropterin synthase: protein MATSPTILDSDFKYIDKNGNLLKTRTELTVAQMLTFLEEEYQYNHKITLKSGNQVTVDFKTEKGLIEVIDNDEDIEKYKQIKEDFPEYKVMAIGHAKYVAQIKELQDIVFYDKTPQTGSIFLEDASFSFDYAHILPLVEKCSILHGHTSSVMVELVGQMKDNLLLDFGEAKKIIKEVVNIFDHKFFINRKYLRKEDDSHYQIQFEGPKGMFDLQVPKNTTYLLEGEATVENLSSEIIKLLAPKMPSNVEAVGVYIYEGYNKGSHIISNISR, encoded by the coding sequence ATGGCCACAAGTCCAACAATTCTAGATTCAGATTTTAAATATATCGATAAGAATGGAAATTTACTCAAAACCCGTACTGAATTAACAGTGGCTCAGATGCTTACATTTCTAGAAGAAGAGTATCAATACAATCACAAGATTACATTAAAGAGTGGCAATCAAGTTACAGTGGATTTTAAAACAGAAAAGGGACTAATCGAAGTTATCGATAATGATGAGGATATTGAAAAATACAAACAGATCAAAGAAGACTTTCCTGAATACAAAGTAATGGCAATAGGTCATGCAAAATATGTTGCACAAATCAAGGAATTACAAGATATTGTATTTTATGATAAAACACCACAAACAGGGTCAATATTTTTAGAAGATGCATCATTTTCATTTGATTATGCACACATCTTACCTTTAGTGGAGAAATGCTCTATCCTACATGGACATACGTCATCTGTGATGGTTGAATTGGTAGGACAAATGAAAGATAACTTACTTTTAGATTTTGGTGAAGCCAAAAAAATTATCAAAGAAGTTGTAAATATTTTTGATCATAAATTTTTCATTAATAGAAAATATCTAAGAAAAGAAGACGATTCGCATTATCAGATTCAGTTTGAAGGTCCAAAGGGAATGTTTGATCTACAGGTTCCAAAAAACACAACATACCTATTGGAAGGAGAAGCGACTGTTGAGAATCTTTCAAGTGAAATTATCAAACTATTAGCACCAAAAATGCCATCAAATGTTGAGGCAGTTGGAGTTTACATCTATGAAGGTTACAATAAAGGCTCTCATATTATTTCAAATATTTCACGATAG
- a CDS encoding CBS domain-containing protein produces the protein MKDAKSITIGDIMTKSVISVDSSITVNEAAKMMEDAKVGAVIIMENNEPVGIVTDRDFSVKVAAHAYQITTPIKKIMSSPVLTINSDETIRTAADLMHEEGVRKLPVMQNGDVVGIITATDIVNLLAVSPEEDIRNMYFHSVAKIYTNYSPYN, from the coding sequence ATGAAAGATGCTAAAAGTATCACAATTGGTGACATTATGACAAAATCAGTAATTTCAGTAGATTCCTCAATTACAGTAAATGAAGCAGCAAAAATGATGGAAGATGCTAAAGTAGGAGCTGTAATTATAATGGAAAATAATGAACCTGTTGGGATAGTTACTGACAGAGATTTTTCAGTTAAAGTTGCAGCACATGCATATCAAATCACAACACCAATAAAAAAAATAATGTCATCACCAGTTCTCACAATTAATTCTGATGAAACAATTAGAACTGCAGCAGATCTTATGCATGAAGAGGGCGTTAGAAAATTACCTGTCATGCAAAATGGAGATGTAGTTGGGATAATTACTGCAACAGATATTGTTAATTTGTTAGCTGTGAGTCCTGAAGAAGATATTCGAAATATGTATTTTCATTCTGTAGCAAAAATATACACAAATTATAGCCCATATAATTAG
- the pdxT gene encoding pyridoxal 5'-phosphate synthase glutaminase subunit PdxT — translation MSVCIGVLAIQGDVQENLLSVKNALDDLGIEGKVIAVKTPDDISQIDGLIIPGGESTTIGQLSLVNGSLKILKEKIENGMPVLGICAGMIMLSKTADDRVVGKTNQPLLDILDIKLERNSFGRQRESFESDISLDSINIPKFNGVFIRAPSVSDVGSDVEILSKLNDRIIAVKKGNVIGTAFHPELTTDTSLHKYFVNLVKSKIN, via the coding sequence ATGAGTGTTTGTATAGGTGTTTTAGCCATACAAGGTGACGTTCAGGAAAACCTCCTATCTGTAAAAAATGCACTAGATGATTTAGGTATCGAAGGAAAGGTAATTGCTGTAAAAACACCTGATGATATTTCTCAAATTGATGGTTTGATTATTCCTGGAGGAGAAAGTACAACAATTGGACAATTATCATTGGTTAATGGTTCGTTGAAAATTTTAAAAGAAAAAATTGAAAATGGAATGCCTGTTCTTGGAATATGTGCTGGTATGATAATGCTATCAAAAACTGCTGATGATCGTGTAGTCGGAAAAACCAATCAACCACTATTGGATATTCTTGATATCAAACTTGAAAGAAATTCTTTTGGAAGACAGCGTGAATCATTTGAATCTGACATATCATTAGATTCTATAAACATTCCAAAATTTAACGGTGTTTTTATCAGAGCTCCATCTGTCTCTGATGTTGGCTCTGATGTTGAAATATTATCAAAACTAAATGATCGAATTATTGCAGTAAAAAAAGGAAATGTAATTGGTACTGCTTTTCATCCCGAGCTTACAACTGATACATCACTACACAAATATTTTGTCAATCTAGTAAAATCAAAAATAAATTAA